The Eleginops maclovinus isolate JMC-PN-2008 ecotype Puerto Natales chromosome 6, JC_Emac_rtc_rv5, whole genome shotgun sequence DNA segment TCATACACTGCATTGTGTTCACAGTGCAGCACCACATGCAGTGTAGGGAAAGAATCCAAATTGAGACAAAGCATTGTTTTCTTCAGTTTGGTTGTTTTCCCCTTCCCCCTCTCGTCCTCTCTGCTCACTACTCACCTGGCTATGATCCAGTCAGCACACCTGCCCTTTAATCAAGCTAGCCCTTTCAGTAACCCTGTTCCAATAATCCGTCTCAGTTGCTATTTGTGTATGCGCCTTGCTTCAAGTTGCTTAACTAGACTTTTTGCCAGTTGTGTTAACTGTTAGTATGTTTGCATTTTTGCTTACCTGCCAACTTCAACTTATCCTCTCCATTGTCAAGAAAAACCTTTCAGTCTATTCAACTCTTCCAGCTAGCCTGCTAGCTCATAGCCTCATTCATAACTTTAAACAGGCCTGCTGTATTGTTCTCCAAGATTATAGATAGGCTAACACACTTTTCACCAgcttgtctttgtgtctgcGTTTAGGTTCAGCCTTTGCAACATTGATTTTGTCATGCAGAGAAACCATTTGTTAGAAACATTATCGACtgccttttttactttttctcacaTATGACTTTTTAGGTTACTAAAACTAAATTGACTCACCTTTTACCCTTTTGCGGCCCCGTCTGCAGTTTAGAGTATTATAGCAAAGTTGATGGGCTAGCAGAAAGAGCGCGAAACTGATAATAGCATCTCTATAAATATTGCAGACCATAAAACAAATGGGTGAGGTCCCAACAAGAACAATAATGGTCTCACTGTCAGTGGGCTGTTGGTTTGCatagaaatatttttgttttgctgtaaaAAAGTGTAGTTATATGTGCTTTACAGATGGATATtcacaaaaggaaagaaatgttttatttaaaaaaagggaatttatgtttatatcgaaaaaaatatatttacaatacatacatacatacatacataaaaaagtgatctaaaaaaaaaactatttcctCCTATCCCATAATCCTATTCTGCCCTCTTCTTAAGTACAGAGTTGGTAGCTTTACTCAGAACCATGTGAGGTCCCACTTTAGTTTAAGTGGGTAAATTAGTAACCATGTCTAAGAGCGAccctgtgttcacctgctgctggtgcacatgtgtgtgtagcCTCCCTTCAACAGTCTTAAAGGAAACCCAAAGGTCCGGACTCAACATATAcatcaagtgtgtgtttacaagCCGAGGATTTATTACAAACTACTTCTGAGAGGTGGAGGACATACGCACAGACTTGGTTAtattcagtttgtgtgtgtgagttccaTTTTGCCCTAAAGATAAGACAAGGAGGAAACATTTAAGTGTTTCTAATGTGGGTACAGGCTTTAATCAAGGCCAGGTGGGGTCAGTGAAGGGAAATGAGAGTGGCAGTAAAGTGTAATAAAGTAGACATTTTACAGGAGAGGCCGAATTGACTTCACAATATCACAGGGTCCCACTACTGCGCTCTAATCTAGTAGAAGAGATCAAAGCTTGGGTGCCATATAAAGCATATTTTAATTCTCACAGGGCCTGTTAAAAACCCACAGGGCTGATCCTGTcctcaaaatgaatgaaagaaaaagaaaaaagtagaaGAAAAGTGAACTTCcctttgaaaaatatttgtaaaaagaaCCCCTTTAAACTAAACATTTGTGATTCCACTGGATCATTTGGAACGTCCTACTAACTCCTGTTCCAAAGCTGCGTATGAATGACCCACAGGAGTGTGAGAATAGAAACAACATTAGTATCGAAAGTTCAAATATGTACCACATGCACAGCTTCAATAGGAGTGACTGTGCGGAGTGGTATGTCCGGGAAAGCTACGGGTTAATTTAAGACTAGGAGCAAAGCCTGTTGCCAATTAGGAGCAGTGAGCGCCACATGTGGGCTAGACGTAGCTATCTCCAGAAGGGGCAAAGAGGGCAGAAACCGCGCTGCGCGCAATGGGGACAAGCTAAAAGTCTGTGAAACCACTTGTTCGACATCAATTGGAACCTACGTGTGTGGATAATTACTCATTTGGGGGATTTTTGTCTCTtgaaaacatgaacaaacaGGAGTGAATGATTGATGCGCAAAACGGCTTGATTGCGATTTTACCTTTCAGCATTGCAACATGGCGCGTCTCTCTACCTTATTGTTTCTCTGTGTAACATCTTTGTTTAATGGGGCTGCGAGCGTACCTGAGATTTGCCGAGGCACGCGCTGCTTTTCTGGCCAGGACTGGAGCAGACCGTGCGTTGGAGCGCACTGCCAAAGGCGCACCGAGGCAGTGGCACCCAGAAGACAGTTTCCCCACTCTGCACAGTCCAGACAAGGACATGTGTACCCGAGTTACCAACAGGATGCTCATTTTAGTCACCACCAAGCCCAGAGTGCTCCGTTATCACCGTACACCATCATCCAACCTCAGCAGGGAGGCTTTGCACAGCCATCAGGGACGGATGGCACCAGGAGGACCAACCCAAGGACCATCACGGCGGAGGTATTCCATCCTGGCTGCGTCGGTGGGACATGTCCTACCTCTGTCTCTCATCGCCCCACGGCTGATGACGGTGCAACGCAGGGGTGCAAGGGGATCGGATGTAAACTTCCCCTCCGCATGCGCCAGATGCCCAAGCCTTGCGTCGGGGAAGGATGCGGTACACACGGAGGAGACGACGGGAGAGCAGGGCACTCCTCACCGGTTCATGTGACAGACAGAGCAGCACAGTTTCTGGATGAGCTTCCAGACTTTGGGACGGAACGTGGTGCATGGATACAGTTGACATGTGACATGAAACCAGGTCAGTGTCAGCCTGGGAGGAATCTGCCCAAAAGGGAAATGATAGATAAAGAAATCCGTGTGAAGTTGCAGCCTTCTCAGTGAGAAATAATAACAACCTGAAGCTGCAAACTTTACGATTTCAGTCCTGGCTGattaaaatgtctaatttaataaaaacagtccACATTTTCCTAGAAATTAGCAGTGTTTTGCAATGAGCCAATCGTTTTCAGAATTGTatgcacattttaattgtattgtgtgtATACAATGGGAGAAACTCCCTGGAATGGCCGCAGACACCAAGTTTGTAATACTGCACATATACAAATGtatcaaaacatttcatcacAATTGTTTAACTTCCTTCTGCGATAGATGTTATCACTGTCTTTCTCTGCCACAGGCAACAATGAGCTTCCCTCCGAGGACGCTCTTGTGCTGCAGCTGTCCCTGTCTAAGAGCCAGGAGAAACTGGTTGAGGCCCTCAGGGGCCAGCAGGACGAGGTCAGGGAGCTGCAGAGGCTCCTCAGCGAGCAGCAGGGGACGCTGGTGAACCAGCAGAGAGAAATactggagcagcagaggaggatgtACGAACAGATGGAGCAAGTACGGCCGCTGTGataaatgatgaagaagaagatgttGATAGTTTGTGGTTTTGTTATTAGGCTGTGAATATAGAAGCATTGAACATTTACTTAGATTAAGTGGATGGAAAAAACCTGACATGTAGAAGGTTTGTTTTGTTGGAAGACAGCTGATCTCCTTATGGAGGAGCTTTACCATATGTGGAGCAGAGGAAGGGAATGTTCTGCACCACAATCCAGCAAAATTGGGACAATTATAAGCAGAGCAGACTAAAAGGGATTGCATGGAATAAATAATCATAGTGTTTGATTTGTGTATTCATCTTGGCGAACACACAAGTCCTGGTGATTAAAATCATgattatattaaaaagaaatgtgcactttttgttttgtttctcctttCAGGTTAAAGCCCAGTACAACATAATGATGGACAGCATCAAACAAACATCTTTCCCGAACCTCCAGGGGGAGATGGACAGTCATATGGAAAGCATGAACGGGCAGGTTCGAGCCCACCAAGCTCAGCAGGCGCTCTCTCTGCACAAGGTGGACATGGAGGCCAGCGTTATGGAGGTGAGCCGCACGATATCAAGGGTTACTAACTGTCCTGTATTCACTGCTTTTGGGAAAAGCAGTTATTCACTAAGAAATACCACTCCTCTCTCTGTATTTAATCCATTCTtggacttgaaccagcaaccctCTGGGTCACAAGCCAAGTCTCTGAGTACTTTCTATACAGGTAGGCCTACTATATCAGATGTTGACATCTTCAGACCAACTGACGGCCCTGTGATAAAAGTTATTTGTAACTTGATTGCACAATTTAGGAATGTACAGCGTTACATATATTCCAGGCATTGTTTTAAGATAATGTCTATTTTTAGTTTCAAATTCTTAAAAGATGTTCTGTGAAAGCAAAAACTACACTTTAGAAGAATCTTGAGTAATAATATAACTGAATATACCTTTCTTACTTCTTCAAACTGTTAAAAAAGGTCGAACAGTTAATAAGATATACGCAATATCTTACATCTGGTTAGCCTCTCTGTGTAATTTTTATGATGTGACTGGCTGTGACGTTCAATTGTTTATTTGCTGCTAACAGGTGGGGCGCCCCCTGATGGCTTGTGGGAGTTGCGGTCCTGAGGAGTACTGCAGCTTCAGCAGCGGTCATCCTCGCTGTGAGAAATGTACCATCTGTCCTGCCGGCTTCTTCCTTGTTGCGCAGTGTTCAATCCATGCTGACCGAATCTGCCAGGTAAGCATAATCATTTGAATACAGGACAACATTTAGGCCTGCTATTTTAACTTCTTTTGTTGAACGATATAACGTCCAAGAAACatgaatatgaataaatgatttttttgtcatttcatggtcttttttgtttaaaactcTTATTATATAAAAGCATGGTAATGCAAGTTCACCCtctaaaaaacaagacattcgtgagaatatttatttaatcatttaaatatccTTTTATTACCAgataatcaaaaatatatatcagaCGAAAATCGTTATGTCTGTATCACGCTGGCTAAAATGTTCGGGACAGTCTTTTGTAAACTTGCACAAATGTGAACAAAACTGGCAATATGATGTCTGCACAAAGGATCAAGGGGATGTCCATAGATGGTACAATAAGTTGCTAACTTAAAAATCATTAAGTTGTGTACATAAATCGAACTACTGTATAGGTTAGTATTGTGATCGGCCTACCACTCAACTTGCAATATGATGAAACTTTACATTAAGGATCTggtcacacatgcacaacattaATGATCGCCCCCTGTTCAATTACACTCCATGCAAGCTTAgagaccaaaaaaacaaaacatgagaGGGACTATgagacaaaaaaactaaacaagaaaATGTGCCTCTTGGCTTCACATTGAGTTCAGCTTTATAGCATTGGAAGCAGAACAAAGCTTGTGCTGGTGGGCGTTTTACCACTAAATACTTTCTATAGTAGAATTgtcataaaacacagaaaaagacaagtaataacaaataacaaacacaaaagcaggaAACTTTTGTCTCTGCAGTTTCATGCTATGTAATAGTTTGGGTTTGTGGAATTGACTTTGTCAAAAGATGCCTGCTTCTCCAGAATAGTTAGTTCTGAGGGACATAAGACtcaaccaaaacaatgagctgactGATGGGGAACCACCATCagtcagctcattgttttggttgaGTAGGGTGACTTTGCGTAATTAGCATAGATgctttaaaattgtttttttgtcattacaGGACAGAGATGAATGCCTTGAAGTAGCTGATCTGTGTGGAGATCGACAGAAGTGTCTCAATACTCCAGGTAACAACAATTACTATTCAACCCTAACTTTTGTAATTGTCTGCATTATATTACAACTCAAATGTCTCTCAAACGTTTCTACATTTGCCTTCTTTTCCATTTGCTGATCTAAAACACTGATTATTCATAACTAAAGACAATGTTTTAAGTGcttttagaataaaatgttcaaccgtcatgtctttgtttctctATCGTCAGGTGGCTTCAGGTGCCAGGGCATGACGGAGCGTGATGGCAACTCAGGAATGTGCGGCCACGACTACTTCTACAACTCGGACATGGATGAGTGTCAGGCCTGCAATGAGTGCGATGGAGAGCCCATTGCTTCACCTTGTACCTTCACTGCAGACGCCATCTGCTCGGGCCCAGTTCCTGCTGGTGACAACGCACTCTCTCTATCCTGGGCCGGAGATGTAAGTCTGCCTGGCGCCACAGGCCACTTCTTGGCTCATGCCTTCCCTAGCGTGCAGCTTCAAATCAAGGGAAAAGGTGACGGAGTTTTACTGTCTGCCGAGGAAGGCCGTCTGGTGCTCAGGCAGCACGGTTTGGTCTGGCTGGATGAGAACCTCTCGGTAAGCCACGGCTGCCGTAGCTTCATCCAGTTGTGCCTACGTATGAACAACACAGACAGCTCTGAAGGTCGCGACCTCAGCGGTGTTAGGGTCGAGCAGCGGGAAGAAAGGTCCCTCCAGAGTGTCAGCATCAGCGGGGTAGCAGAGGTCGCCCCAGGTAACAAGATATCCCTCATCCTCCGTAGTGCCAGCAACCACTGTAATCAAAGCAATGATGGTCTGCAGCTGTACGACCTTTCAGCAGCGTCACTCAGTCTTCTCTGGCTCTCACATGACACCGGGGCTGTTGCCATGACAGCACAGGCAATGGTGTCCGCACACTACCATACCAACTATCGCCCGGTCTTCCGCACCAGCTCCACGTCTGACCCTTACGTCGTGGGGCTGACTCATGATGGCCGAGGGATCCGTTTTGCAGAAAGTGGCACCGTGCGGTTCGTATTTCAGCAGGCATTGTACTCCATGGGCCAGGCGTGTGTGAGTGAGGGTTTCCAACTGTTATCGTACCTGAACCGTAACGGAACCAGCACTGAGTTGGGCCGTTCTTTCAAACCAGGCGTCCACTATCGAGACACGTCCTTATCTCTGACAGGAGCTGCTAAAGTTGGCTCTGGGGACACCCTAGGTTTTGAGATTCTCTCTCCTGCTCAGTGCAACGTGCGCTTCTTTGGAGATGAGACAGGCATCAGTATCCTCAGCTTGGTTTGGGTCCCTGCtgctctgtcttcctctctgactGCATCCGTGTCCAACACCGGCCTACCGTCAGGAGCAGTCAGGAACAAGCCGCTGTTCTTCCGCCAGATCAGTGCTCAGGTGTCTCAGATGGGGCTACTAGGGAAAGGACCAACAGATCAGAAGcgagattttatttttaaggagaGTGGTACAGCCAGTGTGGCTATGGATCTTAAACTCATTCATTCTTGCAACCTGGTCAAGGTGACTCTTCTAAAGCGCAGTGATCTGGATGGGTCAGGGGGAGGCCGAGAGACCGAGGGAGCACGACCCGTCCCTCTTGCCCAGCAGGTGGCTGGTCAGATGCCTGTGGGAAGTCATTGGGCCAGTGTAAGCCTGCGGGCGTCCTTCCAGGTCCATAACGGTACAGCTGTGTTCTTCACACTTGACTGTGTACGCGGACGAGTCAACCAGATCAGCtaccaaacaggaagtggagtgtCGATCCTCTGGGTTGCAGAGtaacataaaaaagacaaaacttaCCATTTTGTTCCAGTTCAGTAGAAGATAAGCCATTTATATGATGGACATTTTTGATTAGTTTGATTTAAGAGGCATACAGTAGTTAGATTTTTTGGGAAAGACGCTTATTTGCTTTAAGGGGAGTTACATGAGATTATCTATACCATTCTTTTATCTGTCACTTAAATATCAAGCTACTGACAGCAGCTTGATAACTTATCTTATAAGGTATGTAAACACTAGCCCGAACTCTGTCCAAAGGTAAGAATAGTTTTAAGAATACAGGTAAAAATGTGCCTATTAGCACTTTTACATTCTTGAAACCCACTAGACTATCGATCTGGCTATTTCTCCGGGTTCCATCCACTGTAGCCAGCAGACACAGTATTCTATCCCGACTCCCCCTTTCTGCACTCGTTATTTACATTCAGATAAGCATCTTCAGATGCAAAACTGGAGATGAGAGAGACAACTTATAGGACTCAATTGCGTGATGAGAAGCCAGTTTATAAGCTAACTTTAAGCTAATATAAAAACCCATTATAAAAACCCATCTGCTGACATCTGCAGCAGATGGGTTCTGAAATTGCATTTTGGACAATACATTCTGCTATTTTGTTCTCCAATTGGACTGTTTACCTGCAATTCACAGAAACGTTatatcttctcatctaactttTGTCAAGAGAATGAATGGGCTAATTCCAAAACGTTGAACTGTTGCTTGAAGCTGCTTGATTTTGTATTGAGTATCCAcagctcattttatttttattttgtgcaaaaaaaagtaGCGTTACGCATCAACCTTATTTATATCAATGCAAGTTTAAGTGTAACTATTTCTACAGAAGTAATTGATGGCTCTTAACAATTTTCTGAGTATTCTGCTTTATTATGTTCAGAAGTTCTATTTGCtgtatttctctctttatttatgtaataAGGTTACTGTGTTGACTCCAATAGATCTTCAGCTCATTCCCACTGTGTCCACAGCAGTTTTTGCTGTCACCAAAAGCAGTTAGCTGCTGGTTTCATTCAGGAGTGTGTTATTTAAGAGCATGTGTTTCATGTTAGCCACCATTTTCTAATGTGAATATCTACTGCATGCCTTGTTTAATGACCACTTTCCTGCATATTATGGACTTAAAGACAATCATATGTTTCACTAAGGCCACGTGTAACTGTCCTGGAGAGATAGTATGCTATCCTAATTATTTACACCGTAAGATACAGTCACTGTTTACTCAAAGCAAACTGTAATAAAGTgtatatttgatgttttattttaaatccaataaaaatgaaattgttttgCCAGATGTTGTGCTGCTGTCTCTGTGTAAAAACCAGAGTCTGACAAGTAAAGCCAATGCGGAAGTGACTTGAAGTTATCTGGAAGGGGGCGCTTTAACTAAAATTACACTACTTCATAttatttgtacctttttttatCTGTATGATGACTCAACCACTGGTCTAAGAAAATGGGCCTGGATTCTTACTCATCAGTTATGTATCATGTGACTTTTACAACCCTAACAACTTTAACAATCCTTTTTGTTTGTCAAAGCAGAATCAGATTTTCAATAACAGATTAATAcaagaaatatatttgttcTTTTGTAGTAAAGTTATAGCACTCTACTGCAATTTGACTAATCACAATGCAAAGATGCAAGCTAAAGCAAAAAGCAGTTAAATAGTAGTGCATGTAGTTCACTACAACCCAGCACCAACTGACAAAGCTGAATTAGTTTTTTTATGACTCGTATCTCCTTTCCACATGCTAATTCTACTGATATTATATTTAAGCATTGACCTTTATTAGCAAGCTTTAGCATTAGCTTTTAAAGTATTTGGCTAATAAGGATGTAGCTGTGAGTTCTGGCTGGGTTTTACTAGTACCTATAGGCCTATTTTCTAACCAAAGCTTGTCAAAAATGGCAAACAAACCAACTTTATCACAATGTCACAAATTTTCACTGTTTCTTGGATGGTGTTATGTGCTAATCATGGGCTTCTCCTCACGTGCGAACAGTTAGCAACACTGGGACTGAATTGGATAAGTTTGCTCTAAGCAGAAGCAGCCAGCTGTTTCCTATTACACATCAAAGAACAGATCCTTTATCATGAATTTAAACAGTTGAAATTATATTAGCCGGGTTGTTAACCTCAAAATGGCCTTCCTACACACGCCCAATGACAACCCCTCTCCTTCCTAGTGTGCTGCTCTGCTTTGGCACAAGATCAAAAAGCGTATTACGATACGGGGCATATGTGCTATGAAAACCAGTAGACCAGTTGATGTTGTTATTCCAGCCTTTGAAGTTATGACCCCCAGGTTAGTGTGTGCTAAAGATTATTCAATAAATCATGACGTTTAGGGGATTAGACCATTAATATGCAGGTTTGTGTCTTTAAGGTGTAGAGATCAAAAGAGCGCCGACCCGACCATTTCCACATCAGTCGTCTGATTTTCTCTAGTTCTAGGCATCTTGACCAGACCTTGCTATGAATAAAGCATGAGCAGCACAAGAATTAGACAGAAAACAATAAGCAGAGGTAAGTCGACtaacagaagaggaagaaagcatATCTCGAGACAAATTGAAACCCCCAGGCTGATGGATGACTTGCTGGCTGAGGTACTGTGGTTTGACAATGATAAACGTTTAAGGAAAAAGGTCAGCGCCCTACAGTATAGAGACGGGAGCACTGTCTGGCAGGACAAGTTGCCCTTACAAATTAGCACTCTGGATAATAGAGTACAGATGGAGGAAGGTGTGTGGAGTCTGTGTGGATGTGTCTTTAAGCAGTGAACAGGTTCGCCTGCATGCATAAGGAAAAACAGAGGTTTATATTTAAGCCATACATGATCTTTTAAGGACTTTATTACATGGCTTTTAGAATTTAATTTAGGATCTCAGTCAATTTTCCTGGCCTTCAAATGCCGaagcaaatgtattttgtttcattaccctacattttcacttttaatgagaaatattttaaaagatgaatGTTTGCATCATGTTATTGTGGGGACGGTACAGAAATTAGTTGGAAAGGAGGACAGTCAGTTTCTACTATTGGAggtgtgtaatgcttttattcTAAAAACATTGCAGTTTTATTCCAATAAGGGGGTTGGTATTTTCATTCTTTTAAGATAAGGCACTTTTATTGTTATTCCGGGGAGGTTATTGCAGTTTATTTCTTATTGGAGGAGGGTATGGCATGTTTTCTGCAGGAGATATTCATAACACTGTGGAGGGTCctgctttggaaaaaaagttaaacagaTGATTCGACCCCCCTACCCACCCAAATCATTTCCCTACATTCCCTTTGTTCCTATTAAGACATTAATCAGGAACATGTTGTTATAGAAGAAGTATCCTTCCCAAAATTACTTTATTGAGAGACAAATCTCAGAAGGGAGTCTGACACGTCATATTTTAGTCTTTACATTGCATGGAATCCACCCCCCCACCTTTGTCTGAAATGAACAGGCATGTGTGGTGCATACCGCCTTCAGAGCAGCAAGGCTACATATGGCGCACAGACATTGAACATACAGGTAGCAAGAATGTGCAGAAGGCAAGTGTACTCCTAACTTTGCTCTTGATACAGAAACAGCCATTACATCAAGGAATGTGAGGGGAAAGGAAGATACAGAGAGAGGagtgggagaaagaaaagaagaatgcTGTGGGAATGAAAGTGAGAAATTGGCTGCTCCTGTGTCAGTGCATCTGGAAGCGGTTCTCACTTGTTTTGAACTTTTCTTCTCCTCTACCCGCTTTACAGTCTCTCAGGGGCGTCCCACTGTTTTTGCGCATAA contains these protein-coding regions:
- the si:ch211-252f13.5 gene encoding uncharacterized protein si:ch211-252f13.5, producing the protein MARLSTLLFLCVTSLFNGAASVPEICRGTRCFSGQDWSRPCVGAHCQRRTEAVAPRRQFPHSAQSRQGHVYPSYQQDAHFSHHQAQSAPLSPYTIIQPQQGGFAQPSGTDGTRRTNPRTITAEVFHPGCVGGTCPTSVSHRPTADDGATQGCKGIGCKLPLRMRQMPKPCVGEGCGTHGGDDGRAGHSSPVHVTDRAAQFLDELPDFGTERGAWIQLTCDMKPGNNELPSEDALVLQLSLSKSQEKLVEALRGQQDEVRELQRLLSEQQGTLVNQQREILEQQRRMYEQMEQVKAQYNIMMDSIKQTSFPNLQGEMDSHMESMNGQVRAHQAQQALSLHKVDMEASVMEVGRPLMACGSCGPEEYCSFSSGHPRCEKCTICPAGFFLVAQCSIHADRICQDRDECLEVADLCGDRQKCLNTPGGFRCQGMTERDGNSGMCGHDYFYNSDMDECQACNECDGEPIASPCTFTADAICSGPVPAGDNALSLSWAGDVSLPGATGHFLAHAFPSVQLQIKGKGDGVLLSAEEGRLVLRQHGLVWLDENLSVSHGCRSFIQLCLRMNNTDSSEGRDLSGVRVEQREERSLQSVSISGVAEVAPGNKISLILRSASNHCNQSNDGLQLYDLSAASLSLLWLSHDTGAVAMTAQAMVSAHYHTNYRPVFRTSSTSDPYVVGLTHDGRGIRFAESGTVRFVFQQALYSMGQACVSEGFQLLSYLNRNGTSTELGRSFKPGVHYRDTSLSLTGAAKVGSGDTLGFEILSPAQCNVRFFGDETGISILSLVWVPAALSSSLTASVSNTGLPSGAVRNKPLFFRQISAQVSQMGLLGKGPTDQKRDFIFKESGTASVAMDLKLIHSCNLVKVTLLKRSDLDGSGGGRETEGARPVPLAQQVAGQMPVGSHWASVSLRASFQVHNGTAVFFTLDCVRGRVNQISYQTGSGVSILWVAE